The following proteins are encoded in a genomic region of Streptomyces sp. NBC_01723:
- a CDS encoding inositol monophosphatase family protein: MIENNETIDEFLARHADDVEEAVRKAAAQEIMPRWRRLAADEVDQKAGPHDLVTDADRKAELYLTDALADLLPGSVVVGEEAVHANPASYEAIRGDAPVWIVDPVDGTRQFVRGERGFCTLVALARHGVVHASWTYAAADDRLATAVRGRGAYLDGERLYAGVPEPGRDLRVATSHPDYTTDEQKHDLRGLRTPGVAPRACGSAGLEYLAVARGESDATAFSWEAAWDHAAGLLLVEEAGGVHLTRTGVPFRITGGNDLPFTAARDAATARRVVALLSGEA; the protein is encoded by the coding sequence ATGATCGAGAACAACGAAACCATCGACGAGTTTCTCGCCCGGCACGCCGACGACGTGGAGGAGGCCGTCCGCAAGGCGGCCGCCCAGGAGATCATGCCGCGCTGGCGGCGGCTCGCGGCGGACGAGGTCGACCAGAAGGCCGGCCCGCACGACCTGGTGACGGACGCCGACCGCAAGGCCGAGCTGTACCTCACCGACGCCCTCGCCGACCTGCTGCCCGGCTCGGTCGTCGTCGGCGAGGAGGCGGTGCACGCCAACCCCGCCTCCTACGAGGCGATACGGGGCGACGCACCGGTGTGGATCGTCGACCCGGTCGACGGAACCCGGCAGTTCGTGCGCGGCGAGCGGGGCTTCTGCACCCTGGTCGCGCTCGCCCGGCACGGAGTCGTGCACGCCTCCTGGACCTACGCCGCGGCCGACGACCGGCTCGCCACCGCCGTACGGGGCCGGGGCGCCTACCTGGACGGTGAGCGGCTCTACGCGGGCGTGCCCGAGCCCGGCCGCGACCTGCGCGTCGCCACCTCCCACCCGGACTACACGACGGACGAGCAGAAGCACGACCTGCGCGGCCTGCGCACCCCGGGCGTCGCCCCGCGGGCCTGCGGCTCGGCCGGCCTGGAGTACCTGGCCGTCGCCCGCGGAGAGTCCGACGCCACCGCCTTCTCGTGGGAGGCCGCCTGGGACCACGCGGCCGGGCTGCTCCTGGTCGAGGAGGCGGGCGGCGTCCACCTGACCCGTACGGGCGTACCCTTCCGCATCACCGGTGGCAATGACCTGCCGTTCACCGCGGCCCGTGACGCGGCCACGGCCCGCCGGGTGGTGGCGCTGCTGTCCGGCGAAGCCTGA